The Stigmatopora argus isolate UIUO_Sarg chromosome 1, RoL_Sarg_1.0, whole genome shotgun sequence genome segment CCAACTGCTTGATATTTCGGAGTCTCTGGAACTGAGGGGTATCAACGATTTTGACAAGAAGTGGGTGTAGCTCCATGTGCCCATGGATGGGATCATTAAACACCTGGCAGGCGGTGGGACACAAATCATACAATGATCTACTAGTGACGCATGAAATGTCATGAGTTGGTCATGATGCTTTTTATGATGCTCGGATCTTTTTTCCGTAAGCAGCTATGGCAGGCAAACACTACCAATAAGGTTTGGATTCCTCcgaaatatttaatattatttcattttccaaGTGTCACAGCCTGCTCTTGTTTATAAACCGCCCCTTCCACAACAGTTTTAACCAGCATGACTACGATTTTTTGGTTAGGCTATTTCTCGTTTGCCTTGAATTGATGTGAATATGTACCTTATTTGTTTGAGGACCCCCTTCTAAGTCATACAACTTCCTCAGGCTTTGTAGGATTTGCAGTTGCTCACCAACAGGccttgagaaaaagaaaaaaaagactcaaaaGTGATTTAAATCCAGCTGAAAGATATGAGCACAAGACAGGTAATCCTTTCATGCATAAATTATGGTTTCATTTGATTTCTACTCTTATAAGACACTCTGGCTaccatcttcttgtgccctacaattggctggtCCACCAATTTAGGGACACCCTGACATCCTGCCTGGTTAGTGCacgtagttagctaggataggctctagcacccttgtgaggataagcggttaggAAGATGACTGTTCTTTTAATCTGTGAGAAGATATGTTTGATAGATTGACCAcaataaggcaaaaaaatacattattatttattccaTTTTCATAAAGCTTAGTTTTCTCTTTAATAGTTGCATCATAGAATCATTTCCGGACTCATGTATCTAAAATTGTACAGCTGTATTGTGAGATATTCATATCAGAAGAAACCCAGAGGCTCCCAGCCTTACTTCGGAGAGTTACAGACCTCTGGTTGGTACCTTTTACCAATTAATATTCCTTGTGCTCTTTGTGGTAATTAGAGGGGAAAATGTTAAAAGACAACAAATATTCCTACATGAAATTCAACAGCTGTATCCATATAGTATCTAActtatttttgtcaatacacccgtGCTATGTCTTTGCCATGGTCAACCTATTGTTGAGTCTACGTACTGGTTTGTTTACTTACTGGGATAGAACAAAGGATAACAAGACAGACTGGTagccaaaacaaacaataaaatccaaacaaacaccccccccccaaaaaaaaaaataaaaaataaaaaacacacctGTTCACCCTGTtcttaaaaaatactaaaaattaCTCACGTTATTCCCATTTTTTCCAGCTGATCCGTCTTTATAGATTTCAGCACGACGCCAGTAACTTTGTGTtctgacaacaacaaaacattgttGTTGACACTTAGCAGCATCCATATTCTGAGCTACAGTCATAGCAGCAATATTAGATGACACCAACCTCTAAACACCGGTTCCCACTTTTCAAAACCTTCTTTTCGGAGGTACAGACAAATGTCCTCTATTCCCCATTCGGACACGTCCGAATCTGACGTACACTGGACTGCCATTCTCTTGTCCGGTGTTTGGAACATATCTCCGCGGCTCATCGCTGTCCCCAGGTTTCGTTTGCGGCTCGCCATGTGGATGTTTTGGGGAAAACTACAATGAATTTGACAAAGTCGTAGTGTACGGCCAGTTGAATCCGCAGACTGTCTTCGCCTGGAGCAAAAGAGAAGAATCAGGTGACTCAAAGCGAATTAAATGAACCGGGCTTTGAAGATAAACGCAccggttttcttttttcttttcctcgcACCAAGGTTGAAAGATTCACCAAGTGTGTAGTGTCCGGTTtctcttttcaaaataaaacaaattggcGTTACAACTGGACATTATACGTGCGATTGCATAAAAATATTCAACAGATAATGTTTGTTTGccacaaatgtatattttatgcGAATAACAGGTCGGAATACTAATTGAGTAATCTCCTTTGTTTAGGATAATTTATTGTTTCCAATACTGTATGCTACTTCCGGTTAATAACTGTCAGATACACGGAAACTTCGTTTGGTCGAGATTATTGTTTAATACAATGGGCGGAGACAAGGCATAAAAAGTGACACGTTTGcagagaattaaaaaatatattaataaatccatttattttttgtatcgtttatcctcacaaagataGATCTGGTAGCCAAGGCAGACTGGTAGCCAAGGCAGACTGGTAGCCAAGGCAGACTGGTAGCCAAGACAGACTGGTAGCCAAGACAGACTGgtagccaaaacaaacaaaaaaatccaaacaaacaaccccacccaaaaaaacctGTTCACCCTGTtcttaaaaaatactaaaaatgactcactttatTCCCACAGCCAAGCCACATATTAACTCTTAATTTAATCTTCATTTATCAAATGGTGTCTAGCTGGGAGACCTTGGCTGATTATTATGAAGGTTCACTTTAATCAACAAAGAAGCAACAGACAAAATACTCTGGTTCTCTTTTATTCacaaatataaaaaacattaaaacagcATAAACAATCATGTGActacacccacccacacattaTTATATACAGCTAAAACATGCATCACCTTTGGGGAAAGTGCACATGTTGTTCAGGACTTCTACTGCTGCAAGCAAAAATAAAGATTAGTTGTTTACATTCACTAACGAAATAACAATACAGTAATCTCTCAATTATCGCGTCTTTACCTATTGCTTCActttcactactttgcgattccCCCCCCtatttatatgaatatatataatatatatatatataatatataatatatatatattatatatataatatataatatatattatatatatataacatttttgatttcttttttcttttctaaattaataaaaatgtgaaaatccatgctacAACTTTTGCTACCAGGATCAGCAgtgaagaaaaaagaagaaaaagttataacaggggtgaccttacttcgcgattttttgattatcgcggccatgtctggtctacattaaccgcaatattcgagggattactgtacaatgtataaaaacaaaacacggTACCAAAAGTATGTTTCTCACCTTAGCCTTCTGGCTCTGAACAGGGACATAGAGTTTAAACTCTGCTGGGAGCTCATCCTCAGAGTAAAGCCTGTCTGAGAAGTACACTCTCCTAATACGACAGTTGGCATGAATCTGAAAGACAATAGACATTCACATCGAAATGAGCTACTCAGTGCAGGAATGGTCAAAAGCATTGTAAttgcacaattaaaaaaaagaaagaaagatgcATTCATCTTCTTTGGCACTAGAGACTATCTCAGCTAAGTAGTACTACAAATTAAACCCAGAAAATACCACTTGCTTAACAATAGTGCACACATTGGATATAAGGACCATAATAATTTAGATCAAATGACAGGATTCttcttggacaaaaaaaaaggttgagttTGGAATTTTAGCACAATTTGCACAACACACTTTGATGATGACTCTACACAATTTGGGTATAATTTCAAATTGGAATTGACCATCTTTTATGGTATCTCATTTTTCCTGCTTGTGCTCCGTAAACTCACTTGGACACGCAACGTCTCAATATAATTGGTTCCATAGGCTCTCCTTGTGAAATCTGACAGATTGAACTGTATCTGATTCCAGCCATCATCAAGTCTCATCGGCATAGTGCAGATGAACGGCTTGACTCTTGTTGTGCTCTGGTAGTTACTCGCCCGGAACCGCCGTcgaacatttttatcatccaACACCTGAAAGGAGAAATTGAGACATGGCTTTCTCCTCTGTCCTCTGAATACGATTGCTACTTTTCTGTACCTGGACTTCAAAGGTGAAATACTTCTTTAAATTTTTGATTATCATAACAAGAAAAGGCAACTTGATGCCCAGTGTCTTCTTTGGGTCTGCTGGGCAAGTTATGTAGGTAGTACTGCAGAGAGGAAGAGAAAAGatgagttataaaaaaaatgtcaaaaagggCAGCTGTTGTAGGTGGACACACCTGACGTTTGTCCCTTCGACCTCCAAAACCAGTGAATGAATGTCATTATCAGTAATTCGCTTGATGTGACCATTTCTCACCTGGAACACGAGGGAACACAATACAAAGTCAAAACTCCTAAAAAATTGGGGTCTAGAAGCGAGGTtagtggggggaaaacacaCATTTAGGATTTTAACAAAATCTCTCCTGCATGATCAATTAAGAAACAATAATAAGGATGATATATTAGCATAGCGAGAGGGGGCACAATGAAGCTATCACCTGCGTCCAAGAGTCGATTTACCTTTTTATCCCATATCTGAAGAGGCTTGCTACCGATACTATATAATATCGAAAGAAACCCACTTTGGAAAGTATTTTTGAACATGATTTGCGGTTTTCTGTCGGAAAGCACGGTATTGGTGAGCTACGGAAACACACTCCAGTTTTGACGCGTTCCGTCCTTGAGGCTTCCGTGTAGTATCAAGCAAATAAAACGTTCCGTTGTCCAAAAATACACAGCTTAACCAAAtttagaggaagaaaaaaacgccAACATTCCTTTCTCCGTACTGAATATCAACGTATTCATTTGCCAATTTAGCTAAAAAGGCCTTCTGTTTTGGTGTCGCTAGGAACCTTTTATCCATTGTCGTTCGTTCACTGCGGATCGTTATTGTTGACGAACTTACATCTCCAGGGCAACCATTTGGGAAACTAGAGGGAACAATTATACAACAAATGTCCCCATTTAGCTTTCTCGAATAGCAAGTGATATTGAATTACATGATAATACAATGTGCTTACTAATATATTTCAGTTGACGTTGATTAGCGTCCAAACAATGCCAAAGTTCatgctgaatgtttttttttacctgtaaaaaatactaataatggTCTATTTTCCCATTAATTAAATAAAGAATTGGGTTGAATAGCACGGTTGAAACCAAAAagtgtcaaaaataaataaaaagtattgtGTCCACCTTTGACTGTTTCTAATATAATAACTTGAATACACGTTGAAAAACAAACCACAAGGGGGTGCCACAGTGTATTCGTGCACGTCCTCAATTCTCATATTACGAATACTATACGTCTTTAATGACGGGTATTCTATTTGTCCATTTCAGTGACATAAATAGTATTTGTCTCTCTCACCGATAGATATCCCTGCTAAGAAATCCAGCATTTACTGGTTTCTGCACCAGCAAAaccagtgtaaaaataaaaaatccatcaAGGTTGATTTCTGGTGTTTTACTAATCTAATGATGGCCAATCTTTTTTCTTTGGCTAAGTGGTCTTTGTTTCTTCATATTATGAATTTGAACAGTCATATTATAACCATTTGCACAACACAACTGAAGGTCACAAACCCATTCTGAAAGTGAGAAATTCCACCGATTAAACCCAATAATGTATACCTGTGAAGTGAAAACCATCTCACTTGACTAAATCTTGGAGGTCATTGAGAGAATGCCAAGAGAGTGTAAAACAACTTTGAAGAAAATAGAATATAAAAGACGTTTTAAGTTatttcaccttttattttgttaagtACATAGACGAGGCATATGTACATACACTGTCAGTGATGTGACTGTACTGTATATCGCTATGTATACATACTGTGCTTTTTTCCTtgaatatacaaaatattcagtatTTTGGCACTGACTGTACCCATATGGCACTCAACAATTGTAGCACATGAAATATTTGGAACCATTACGACCTACCTTGCTTTGACTAGAGGGACTGGATGCACTGAATGGTTTCTCTCTACATGACACGGAAACACAGCCACACCAATCCTCGACAATTGTGTTGCAGATCTGCCTTTATCTTTTGATAGTCTATCATTAGGTATTCAGGGATGAAGTTCCAGCTTTTTGTGGATGTTGACACATCATTTGTTGAAATTTTCAATTTGACGCTTAACACGTTAACAGAAAAGAACTTTAACCATATGATTAAAACAACTGAAATAGTGATTTATTAGATGCTTGTAgtatagtgaaaaaaaatgtatttctcaaAAAAGTAATACAATGACACGCATTTGCACTGGATTTTCTCCATGGTTTACTGAGGCAAACTCAAGTCATGTAATgctcatttataaaaataagcaGGTGCCCTCTGATGCTTtgtaaaggttaaaaaaagttcCTACTTGTTTCCTGAATATATTTTGTCTCGAATCATACAATAAGGTCTGTGAAATTGGCATTAATCTGTAAAAGAACGGAGCAAAGGTGCAACTGTTTGGAAAATTTATTCTAATTTGAGACCGGTGTCAAGATGTCCCACCTAAAGTATCTCTTGACCATACATGCACTAAACTCAGTGCCTTCATGGAAAGTACAGTGCACTTGCCAGTGACCTATTCTCCGTTCGAGGAAGTCAAAAGTGTCcagaaaatgtgctttacacTTGGAGGACTCGAAGGCAGTTCTATAGTCTAACCATATACTACAttgtattttgaagaaaaaaaatctgtcatttaTTTCCCCATGAAGGCTCCTGAAATTAGCCACCACATGTGTGTGTCATCACCAATTGAACTCATGTCTTTCACTTTCACATGCTTCACCTCTCAGGTCCTCCTCTGAGCTACATGCAGTGTGCTGCACCCCATGTGGAAAAAGACTGCGTTGTGACTGCGTGCTGAGGTCCAGCAAGTCGAAGGAGTCGCTGGAGAAAAGGCTGTCTTCGCTTACTACGCTGGAGGGCCGGCTGTGATGGTCATCAACTCCTATTTTAGCCTGGAGGAACTGCTGCAAAGTACCTGGGAATGTCATCCGATCGGAGGGCGGTGGTAAATGCTGTTCGTCTGGAAGGTCCAGGCTTCTTGAGAACTTGCCGTTACGTTTAAGAATGCCCTTCCGTCTTCTCACTGCTTCTGTGTGCATGGTTGGACTGTCCTCTGATGCTGGGACAAATGCATTCTGTTTTTTCGAGCGGGCGCCTGCGTCATTACTCTCTCTGGActctctacctactgaggagatgACGTAACCTGAGTCCCCTTCATAAACGTTCTTAAGTATGCCCTTCTTAGGCATTTTCGAGGAAGGCTGTGTAAATGTACAGGGAGATAGCAGACTGCCAGACAGCACCTCACCAAGTGCATGTGTTTGATAAAGCTTGGGGTCCACCGTGCCCGGGGGTGGAGCCTCTTTGGAAGAGCTGTGCAAAACCGATTCAAAACTCCTCTGGTGTTTAAGAATACTTTTGGGTTTCTTCCTTTCGGAGGCGGCCGTGGAAGACTGTGCTGCAGCACCACACGCACTTGGCGTAGTCTGTGAGATGGTGTTCTCCTTGGGCGATTTTCTCACGCTAGACATTCCTGCTCTAACTTTCCCCCCTCTCTCAGGCCGAAGAGGCAAGCTGAAGTAATGCGAGTGAAGTGGTTGACAGTTGGATTCCGCAGGGAGGCGACCGGGCTCCGAGGCCAAACTGTTGACAAGCCGATTCTGCCAGTCGATGTAGCGAGCCAACAGGGGCGAGGCGCAGTCTGggtgtgatgatgatgatgtgcaGTCACAGAGGCTCTCCTCGTATCCCCAATTCACCCACCAGTGATTGGCTACATCCTCGATTGTGGCCCTCTCATCCACGCGCACTGTCAGTAACCAGTCGATAAGCGCACAGGCGTCTGGAAGGGAGAAAAAGTCAAGTGCTATTGACAAGACAATGTACCAATAAATGGATATCTGGTCATTAATTTGTTGGTGTTGCAATTTTTATCTATAAGACTGTCTTGACATGACAGCTGATTGAAAGTaagtgttttgttgacatttgttcagtatgtttttttgggatTGATTTAACCAAGGGCGGCACGGtggtgtgagtggttagcacatcggcctctcagctctggggtcctggctcATAGACGTCGAATCGAATTGGACACTAATAGACGTCGAATTGAATTGGACGCGCATAGAcgtcaaattgaattggacgcgCATAGACGTCGAATTGAATTGGACGCTCATGAAGGTACCGTGTGTAACAGTCAATGTGGAGGACAGTGTAAAGGTGCACCTGAAGGGATGTTGGGTCTTCGATAGCGACCTTGGCAAATCTGTTCTTTAAGCTTGGAATGACAGGCACCATCAAATGGCATACTGCTATATACCAGTGCATAAAGCAATACTCCTAGTGCCCAGCAGTCCACCTGGGAAACAGAGGCATACAGTATATCATGAAATGAGGCATGATACATTTGGGGTCAGTGCATCaaatgttttctcattttaaaagcTGAGCAGTCCagaattttgtttgtttccttacCATTCTCAACTGATATAAGTTGATTGAattaagaattttaaaaaaatgaattaagtcACACcaaagtacattaaaaaaatatagaaatctAGAAAAGATTAAATTATAGAATGTATTCTCTTTGCAGCTGGGTTtcttccatatatatatatatatatatatatatatatatatatatatatatatatatatatatatatatatatatatatatatatatatatatatatatatagaaatcaTGCACTTCTTAATGTCTTGGTCTTTTGATGTGCGTGGCCCACagtaatttttttgtgattgtcCAGTTAAACTGTGTTGCATGGTGCGTggcgtctttaaaaaaaaatcctagaatgtatttattcatatgTACTATCGTTATTCAATGCATGTTTGTTTGCTCATGTATGGATAGTCCATGTTTGTCTGACCTACCTCTGGTCCTTGGTAGGGCAGCCCAGTCACTATTTCTGGAGCTGCATAGAGTGGACTTCCACAGAAGGTCTGGAGTAGAGTGCCTCTCTGATACTGATTGGAAAGGCCAAAATCAGCAAGCTACAAAGAGAAAACTTTTGTTGTAAAAAAGctctaattgttttttgtttgaccTAATAAGACTCCTGTTTGGTGTGTTTATAGGTGTTTGTCAAATGCTTCAACCTTCACAAAGTTCtgggttaaaaacaaaaaacaaacaaaaaacaaaaccctCATCTATGTATGAGACAAGATGTTGAAGGAGGTGTGACGGCTCACAGTCACGTAATGGAACAATCACGTAGGTCGTATACAAACAACGAGGCTCCTCCTTATCAGAATAGATTATTTCCATGCACTCAACACACAATCATCAGTGTGCGCGAGTATAAATACTAAACACTTTGTTTCCGTCGCAACGTGCTACACGTTGGAGCACGACAGTTCATTGCTGCGTTTTGACATCAGATGCAATTTCCATTATTTCAGTATATATGTAGATTTGCGTAGTGTGCCAAAAGGTTTTTCTCACAAAACTTTTAGTTGGTAAACACTGATTACACAACTGTGACTGATCATGTTTGCTATTTGTTCTATTTTATTTAATGGTATTTCAGATCTGGAAGAGAATGTAAGGAGGTACAAGATACTATATCACTTTAAAGATATAATTTATCAGGATTATTCTTTTATTATTCATGCTGCTACTGCTGTTCCATACCTTGACGTTTAGATCTTGATCCAAAAGGATGTTCTCCAGCTTAAGGTCTCGATGCACAACCCCATTCTGCAAGACATCCCAAACATAGATGCTGTAAACATAAGGTTTCTCTCAACATGCAGACCTAACGTAAGTCAGATCCAACATGGTGTAAAATCTTCTAACATTCTCCTTGCTGTCGATAACATCAGTTTTGGCTGAATCCAGACATGTCTGAGGTCCAGCTAACTGGCAGGTTAAAGTGTGGTTTGTGGCTCGCAACTAACGCATGGGCTCTCTCCACTGGTACTTGAAGTAATTCCTGCACAGGTAAATCTCAattatacatttatttcaaGTTCTGTTTCACGACGACTAAAGAACGCTGACCATTGGCTGCTTGAGGGTCAAGTAATGACCAGTGATCTCAGACGCCGCTCTGTACAAAATGTATGactgtcaagtcaactttggagaagatgTCTGCCActcctccaggccaacagggggcagaaaagaaaacccaaatcaaagtcaccccacctcatttcctgcctgagatcataaggcatgagccaggatataaaaattcagagtccagccttgaaaggagcaaggaatacccttcagacccgatcacacgcaactggtaggataaaataagtaccacctagatgccaggtgattgatgcttaatttgtttctcacaaccataaattgcattctttgtattttcccttaacttggattactcttatgacctatctctgtaaagtgaatatttgtgtttgatttactcaatcagttaatgtacccattcacttccactctatcatttgaacgctctcctgcttttctgtagtaaattcaagatgttattagtaaactcaagagcaacactttgatcaccatagtaacttgaaacttgaatgatgtcacatgcttccttctttcccccttctttaaggttttcaacctaatcacttcctatcaccataaacttcaataaaattgtaaactggaaggatttgagttgttcctgcggtgaaaagatcggggccccttttcaagtttggggcaaaatttgaagaaagtagagagaACTTGACAATGACTTTAGCAGAATGAAATCTGAAGCACATTAGCACAAGGAAACAAGTTCACCAACACTTGTGTTGCTTAGGTTTTATAAATAATATGAATACGTTCCAAAGAATGATTCAAGATAAATCTAAAATGAATCCActgtaaaacattttcattctcTCAGCAACATCATTCCGTGCTTCCGTCTTAAAAGAGTGTTTAATAATAAATTCACACCGGAACATGTCTATTTTAGGAGAAAGAGAAGGGGGATGACACTAACGTCCACAAAAACTTCCCTGCACTTGTAAATACTCTCAGTAAAATTTATCAGTTTACGTTTCTGGTTATgaaatagaatagaatagaaaTAGAACTACACTAACCAATGAAGAATCGAGTCTTTTGAGGGGCCTATGGCAACCATGGCAGGAGAACTAAAGCTGATTAAATAAAACGTGcctgttaaatgtgtcagtgtgTGATTGCACGCATACAATCTCTGCCTAATGTGTTCTTAACCCAGAGAGAACAGaagttaagttttttttctaggaTTAGGATTTAGCAGATTTGGTGGTACTGTATTTGCTTGCATGGTTGAATACTTCATCTGCTGCAGTAATTGTTCTCATGCCTAGCGTGTTAAATCACAACAGTTCAAGTTGACATATACATTGATTCATTGTGTGTGTATGAACCTTGTGGCAGTAATGGACAGCCGAGGTGATTTGCCTGAAGATGCTTCGGGCTTCTGTTTCCGAAAGCTTCCTCTTTTCCAGAATGTAATCGTACAGCTCTCCCCTGCTGGCGTACTCCATCACGATCACAATCTTATCGCGGCTCTCAAACACTGCATCGAAACATGGGAGATATTTGGAATTAATACCACTCTTCAAGAAAATATAACTGCAAAGGCCATTAAATATTCAGAGGTCACAGATCAATAAAAATCAAAGGAATAGAAGTATGCATTGATGTGATTCTACAATACGTCTATATGCTTTTCATTTATAGCTGGTGCCAGAAGACTCAGCATTCTTTATTATTCAAATCAATGATAttcctgtttttgtttggctcaaaaaaagaaaaaaaatcaagggaaaaataaaaagtaactaGTAATATATCTCATCACTTTATTCAGGGTGTGATAAAGTAATACAAAGCATTACAATTTCTGAGAGTAATAGATAACGTGTAATGCATTGCTAAAAAAAGGAACTAACCCTAATAAGGTTAGTTACGTTTATGAGCAGTAATCAAgataatattatttttgtagTATTGGTGGTACCTTATTGGC includes the following:
- the cfap20 gene encoding cilia- and flagella-associated protein 20 isoform X2 — protein: MFKNTFQSGFLSILYSIGSKPLQIWDKKVRNGHIKRITDNDIHSLVLEVEGTNVSTTYITCPADPKKTLGIKLPFLVMIIKNLKKYFTFEVQVLDDKNVRRRFRASNYQSTTRVKPFICTMPMRLDDGWNQIQFNLSDFTRRAYGTNYIETLRVQIHANCRIRRVYFSDRLYSEDELPAEFKLYVPVQSQKAK
- the cfap20 gene encoding cilia- and flagella-associated protein 20 isoform X1, giving the protein MFKNTFQSGFLSILYSIGSKPLQIWDKKVRNGHIKRITDNDIHSLVLEVEGTNVSTTYITCPADPKKTLGIKLPFLVMIIKNLKKYFTFEVQVLDDKNVRRRFRASNYQSTTRVKPFICTMPMRLDDGWNQIQFNLSDFTRRAYGTNYIETLRVQIHANCRIRRVYFSDRLYSEDELPAEFKLYVPVQSQKAKQ
- the LOC144083525 gene encoding NUAK family SNF1-like kinase 1 isoform X1 codes for the protein MGRRDGDSRGAMITGDRSELGCRQASSPQRSGAPRQCGPDTDMDAAGRPAMEVKKHQHKHNLKHHYELMETLGKGTYGKVKKAVDRASLRTVAIKTIRKDCITEDIDRIHMQREIEITSSLMHSHIIRFLEVFESRDKIVIVMEYASRGELYDYILEKRKLSETEARSIFRQITSAVHYCHKNGVVHRDLKLENILLDQDLNVKLADFGLSNQYQRGTLLQTFCGSPLYAAPEIVTGLPYQGPEVDCWALGVLLYALVYSSMPFDGACHSKLKEQICQGRYRRPNIPSDACALIDWLLTVRVDERATIEDVANHWWVNWGYEESLCDCTSSSSHPDCASPLLARYIDWQNRLVNSLASEPGRLPAESNCQPLHSHYFSLPLRPERGGKVRAGMSSVRKSPKENTISQTTPSACGAAAQSSTAASERKKPKSILKHQRSFESVLHSSSKEAPPPGTVDPKLYQTHALGEVLSGSLLSPCTFTQPSSKMPKKGILKNVYEGDSGYVISSVGRESRESNDAGARSKKQNAFVPASEDSPTMHTEAVRRRKGILKRNGKFSRSLDLPDEQHLPPPSDRMTFPGTLQQFLQAKIGVDDHHSRPSSVVSEDSLFSSDSFDLLDLSTQSQRSLFPHGVQHTACSSEEDLRGEACESERHEFNW
- the LOC144083525 gene encoding NUAK family SNF1-like kinase 1 isoform X2 is translated as MQREIEITSSLMHSHIIRFLEVFESRDKIVIVMEYASRGELYDYILEKRKLSETEARSIFRQITSAVHYCHKNGVVHRDLKLENILLDQDLNVKLADFGLSNQYQRGTLLQTFCGSPLYAAPEIVTGLPYQGPEVDCWALGVLLYALVYSSMPFDGACHSKLKEQICQGRYRRPNIPSDACALIDWLLTVRVDERATIEDVANHWWVNWGYEESLCDCTSSSSHPDCASPLLARYIDWQNRLVNSLASEPGRLPAESNCQPLHSHYFSLPLRPERGGKVRAGMSSVRKSPKENTISQTTPSACGAAAQSSTAASERKKPKSILKHQRSFESVLHSSSKEAPPPGTVDPKLYQTHALGEVLSGSLLSPCTFTQPSSKMPKKGILKNVYEGDSGYVISSVGRESRESNDAGARSKKQNAFVPASEDSPTMHTEAVRRRKGILKRNGKFSRSLDLPDEQHLPPPSDRMTFPGTLQQFLQAKIGVDDHHSRPSSVVSEDSLFSSDSFDLLDLSTQSQRSLFPHGVQHTACSSEEDLRGEACESERHEFNW